The following proteins are encoded in a genomic region of Vicugna pacos chromosome 16, VicPac4, whole genome shotgun sequence:
- the C16H17orf67 gene encoding uncharacterized protein C17orf67 homolog has translation MKMANEASPILTEKQAKQLLRSRRQDRPSKPGFPDEPMREYMHHLLGLEHRAEEQFLEHWLNPHCKPHCDRNVVYPV, from the exons ATGAAGATGGCTAATG AGGCCTCTCCGATTCTGACGGAAAAGCAGGCCAAACAACTCCTGAGATCCCGGCGCCAGGACAGGCCGAGCAAACCCGGGTTCCCGGATGAGCCCATGCGG GAGTACATGCACCATCTGCTCGGCCTGGAGCACCGCGCGGAGGAGCAGTTCCTGGAGCACTGGCTGAACCCGCACTGTAAGCCCCACTGTGACAGGAATGTGGTCTATCCGGTGTaa